Proteins encoded together in one Mus musculus strain NOD/MrkTac chromosome 4 genomic contig, GRCm38.p6 alternate locus group NOD/MrkTac MMCHR4_NOD_IDD9_3 window:
- the Errfi1 gene encoding ERBB receptor feedback inhibitor 1, whose protein sequence is MSTAGVAAQDIRVPLKTGFLHNGQALGNMKSCWGSHSEFENNFLNIDPITMAYNLNSPAQEHLTTVGCAARSAPGSGHFFAECGPSPRSSLPPLVISPSESSGQREEDQVMCGFKKLSVNGVCTSTPPLTPIKSCPSPFPCAALCDRGSRPLPPLPISEDLCVDEADSEVELLTTSSDTDLLLEDSAPSDFKYDAPGRRSFRGCGQINYAYFDSPTVSVADLSCASDQNRVVPDPNPPPPQSHRRLRRSHSGPAGSFNKPAIRISSCTHRASPSSDEDKPEVPPRVPIPPRPAKPDYRRWSAEVTSNTYSDEDRPPKVPPREPLSRSNSRTPSPKSLPSYLNGVMPPTQSFAPDPKYVSSKALQRQSSEGSANKVPCILPIIENGKKVSSTHYYLLPERPPYLDKYEKYFKEAEETNPSTQIQPLPAACGMASATEKLASRMKIDMGSHGKRKHLSYVVSP, encoded by the exons ATGTCAACAGCAGGAGTTGCTGCTCAGGATATTCGAGTCCCATTAAAAACTGGATTTCTCCATAATGGTCAGGCCTTGGGGAATATGAAGTCCTGCTGGGGCAGTCACAGTGAGTTTGAAAA taactttttaaatattgatCCAATAACCATGGCCTACAATCTGAACTCCCCTGCTCAGGAGCACCTAACAACTgttg GATGTGCTGCTCGGTCTGCTCCAGGGAGCGGCCACTTCTTTGCAGAGTGTGGTCCATCTCCAAGGTCAAGCTTGCCCCCTCTTGTTATCTCACCAAGTGAAAGCTCGGGACAGCGTGAAGAGGATCAAGTTATGTGTGGTTTTAAGAAACTCTCAGTGAATGGGGTCTGCACTTCCACACCTCCACTTACACCCATTAAAAGctgcccttcccctttcccctgtgCGGCTCTGTGTGATCGGGGTTCTCGGCCGCTCCCGCCACTGCCCATCTCTGAAGACCTATGTGTGGATGAGGCCGACAGTGAGGTAGAGCTTCTAACCACCAGCTCAGACACAGACTTGCTTTTAGAAGACTCTGCGCCTTCAGATTTCAAATACGATGCTCCTGGCAGGCGCAGCTTCCGTGGGTGCGGCCAGATCAACTATGCATATTTTGACAGCCCAACTGTTTCTGTGGCAGATCTTAGCTGTGCATCTGACCAGAACAGAGTTGTTCCAGACCCAAACCCTCCCCCACCTCAAAGCCATCGCAGATTAAGGAGGTCTCACTCAGGACCAGCTGGGTCATTTAACAAGCCAGCCATTCGGATATCTAGCTGCACACACAGAGCTTCTCCTAGCTCTGATGAAGACAAGCCTGAGGTCCCTCCCAGGGTTCCTATACCTCCTAGGCCAGCAAAGCCAGACTATAGACGGTGGTCAGCAGAAGTGACCTCCAACACCTACAGTGATGAAGATAGGCCTCCCAAAGTCCCCCCGAGAGAACCTTTGTCTCGGAGTAACTCCCGTACCCCAAGTCCTAAAAGCCTTCCGTCTTACCTCAATGGGGTCATGCCCCCAACACAGAGCTTCGCTCCTGACCCCAAGTATGTCAGCAGCAAAGCCCTGCAGAGACAGAGCAGCGAAGGATCTGCCAACAAGGTTCCTTGCATCCTGCCCATTATTGAAAATGGGAAGAAGGTTAGCTCAACGCATTATTACTTACTACCTGAGAGGCCACCGTACCTGGACAAATATGAAAAGTATTTTAAGGAAGCAGAAGAAACAAACCCAAGCACCCAAATTCAGCCATTACCTGCTGCCTGTGGTATGGCCTCTGCCACAGAAAAGCTGGCCTCCAGAATGAAAATAGATATGGGTAGCCACGGGAAGCGCAAACACTTATCCTACGTGGTTTCTCCATAA